From Asterias rubens chromosome 6, eAstRub1.3, whole genome shotgun sequence, one genomic window encodes:
- the LOC117291373 gene encoding snaclec 8-like codes for MAGKKLVFVAVLLCIGMRCEARCTAGECPLQGWVKFGSNSCIKMYPTLMKNWAEAEAICRVIGRGSHLVRINSDEESLAIKRELDSLGLQTRYLWIGLNDIEQELNRTWVGHKYEQNMYQSIDSWFQEISLSWTWG; via the exons ATGGCCGGGAAAAAGTTGGTGTTCGTAGCCGTGCTTCTGTGCATAGGCATGCGATGTGAAGCCAGGTGTACTGCTGGGGAGTGCCCGCTGCAAGGATGGGTGAAATTCGGCAGCAATTCGTGCATTAAG ATGTATCCTACCTTGATGAAGAACTGGGCGGAAGCAGAGGCAATCTGCCGGGTGATAGGGAGGGGATCCCACCTAGTCCGAATCAACAGCGACGAGGAGAGTTTGGCTATCAAACGTGAATTAGACTCGCTGGGTTTGCAAACCAGGTATCTCTGGATTGGACTGAATGATATTGAGCAAGAGTTGAACAGGACCTGGGTTGGGCACAAGTACGAACAGAACATGTACCAAAGTATCGACAGTTGGTTTCAAG AGATTTCACTCTCATGGACCTGGGGGTAA